A genomic window from Purpureocillium takamizusanense chromosome 2, complete sequence includes:
- a CDS encoding uncharacterized protein (EggNog:ENOG503NZUQ~COG:C), which translates to MVRGAEDRSLGERLDIDRARLREILIASLPEGMLRWGHRLKAIEGKTLVFCNTSLSGYDVVVGAAGLGVGLTETESSHLVRRFGFDTLTFVVLKSI; encoded by the coding sequence AtggtgcgcggcgccgaggacaggTCACTGGGCGAGCGTCTCGACATCGACCGCGCGAGGCTCAGGGAGATTCTGATCGCATCGCTCCCCGAGGGCATGCTTCGATGGGGCCACcggctcaaggccatcgaggGCAAGACGCTCGTCTTTTGCAATACGAGCCTCTCGGGATACGACGTCGTagtcggggcggcggggcttGGAGTAGGGTTGACGGAGACCGAGTCCAGTCATCTCGTAAGGAGATTTGGATTTGACACACTGACATTTGTAGTGCTCAAATCTATTTGA
- a CDS encoding uncharacterized protein (EggNog:ENOG503NZUQ~COG:C) has product MGATSVAVIGAGPAGCMLARMLHRGGVHVTVFEGEASPDFLGQGGTLDLHTKTGMAAMRAAGLFDEFE; this is encoded by the exons ATGGGAGCGACGTCGGTCGCTGTCATCGGTGCCGGGCCCGCAG GGTGCATGCTGGCCAGGATGCTACATCGCGGGGGTGTGCATGTCACTGTGTTtgagggcgaggcgtcgcCCGACTTTCTCGGCCAGGGAGGAACGCTGGACCTGCACACAAAgacgggcatggccgccatgaGAGCGGCCGGTCTGTTCGACGAGTTCGAATAG